One Drosophila willistoni isolate 14030-0811.24 chromosome 2R unlocalized genomic scaffold, UCI_dwil_1.1 Seg167, whole genome shotgun sequence DNA segment encodes these proteins:
- the LOC6644317 gene encoding bacchus — translation MSAATEQQNNGDVAVEKVSAASDDVAAVKEDLKSKAAAEDKAAAADAAGGDAAADNGTAKDGEDKADASAAAAPAKETVKGTKRPSDAKSPESKKAKKAADGGDSDDEEDIEEIIEGDSDIESDEYDIPYDGEEDDIECDDDDDDNDDGSGSDDQA, via the exons ATGTCTGCAGCGACAGAACAACAGAATAACGGTGATGTTGCCGTCGAGAAGGTTTCCGCTGCCAGCGATGATGTTGCAGCAGTGAAGGAGGATCTCAAATCGAAAGCCGCGGCCGAGGATAAGGCAGCAGCGGCCGATGCTGCCGGTGGTGATGCGGCTGCCGATAATGGCACGGCAAAGGATGGCGAGGATAAAGCTGACGCTAGTGCTGCCGCCGCCCCCGCTAAGGAAACAGTGAAAGGCACAAAACGGCCGTCCGAT GCTAAATCCCCCGAATCAAAGAAAGCCAAGAAGGCAGCCGATGGCGGCGATTCCGATGATGAAGAGGATATAGAGGAAATCATTGAGGGTGACAGTGACATTGAAAGTGACGAATACGATATACCCTATGATGGTGAGGAGGATGATATTGAATGTGATG atgacgatgatgataatgacgaTGGTTCCGGCTCGGACGATCAGGCGTAA
- the LOC6644318 gene encoding methyltransferase N6AMT1 → METPHTEHLTSEDYEFVYEPAEDSFLLLDALEKDLQFLEEQQPHLCVEIGSGSGVIITALSKKFSNSALCLATDINPRACKATKSTALKNHAQVECLNCNLTQPLRKRSVDLLVFNPPYVVTSDEEMQLQNIAATERNLVYSWAGGQDGRRVTDILLKQLDDILSPNGVLYLLLLRENKPEEIINYLTKLRFKAVKFMERRIPGEHLYILKVTRVST, encoded by the coding sequence ATGGAAACACCGCACACTGAACACTTGACCTCCGAGGACTATGAATTTGTTTATGAGCCAGCGGAGGATTCGTTTTTATTGCTAGATGCTTTAGAAAAGGATTTGCAGTTTttagaagaacaacaaccACATTTGTGTGTAGAGATTGGCTCTGGTTCGGGTGTCATTATCACAGCATTATCGAAAAAGTTCTCAAACTCTGCCCTCTGTCTGGCCACAGACATCAATCCTCGTGCCTGTAAAGCAACTAAGAGCACTGCACTGAAAAATCATGCACAAGTGGAGTGCCTAAACTGCAATTTAACCCAACCGTTGCGCAAACGTTCTGTCGATTTGCTGGTCTTCAATCCCCCTTATGTGGTAACAAGCGATGAGGAGAtgcaattacaaaatattgCAGCAACAGAACGAAATTTGGTTTATTCCTGGGCTGGCGGTCAAGATGGTCGGCGTGTTACTGACATTCTGCTTAAGCAATTAGATGACATTCTCTCGCCAAATGGAGTTCTCTATTTGCTTCTTCTGCGTGAAAACAAACCAGAAGAAATCATCAACTATCTAACTAAATTACGTTTTAAGGCTGTCAAATTCATGGAAAGACGCATTCCAGGCGAACATCTGTATATACTGAAAGTAACCAGAGTTTCAACATGA
- the LOC6644316 gene encoding phosphoglycerate kinase — translation MAFNKLSIENLDLEGKRVLMRVDFNVPIKEGKITSNQRIVAAVDSIKLALSKKAKSVVLASHLGRPDGNKNPKFTLAPVAEELKTLLGQNVIFLNDCVGSEVEAACKDPAPGSVILLENVRFYLEEEGKGVDATGAKVKADPAKVKEFRSSLAKLGDVYVNDAFGTAHRAHSSMMGDGYEKRAAGLLLNKELKYFSQALDKPPNPFLAILGGAKVADKIQLIENLLDKVNEMIIGGGMAFTFLKVLNNMKIGGSLFDEEGSKIVQNLVDKAKKNNVQLHLPVDFVCGDKFAENAAVSEATVESGIPDGHMGLDVGPKSRELFAAPIARAKLIVWNGPPGVFEFPNFANGTKSIMDGVVAATKNGTVSIIGGGDTASCCAKWNTEALVSHVSTGGGASLELLEGKTLPGVAALSPA, via the exons ATGGCTTTCAATAAATTGAGCATTGAAAATCTGGATTTGGAGGGCAAGAGGGTGTTGATGCG AGTGGACTTCAATGTCCCCATCAAGGAGGGCAAAATTACAAGCAACCAGCGTATTGTGGCCGCTGTGGACAGCATCAAGTTGGCGTTGTCCAAGAAGGCCAAGTCTGTTGTGCTTGCATCCCATTTGGGTCGTCCCGATGGCAACAAAAACCCCAAGTTTACTTTGGCGCCAGTCGCTGAGGAGCTAAAGACACTGTTGGGCCAGAATGTTATATTCCTCAATGATTGCGTGGGCAGTGAGGTGGAAGCTGCCTGCAAGGATCCTGCTCCTGGTTCAGTAATCTTGCTTGAGAACGTACGCTTCTACCTGGAGGAGGAGGGCAAGGGTGTAGATGCTACCGGAGCTAAAGTTAAGGCTGATCCTGCCAAGGTTAAGGAGTTCCGTAGCAGCCTGGCTAAATTGGGTGATGTTTATGTCAACGATGCTTTCGGTACTGCTCACCGTGCTCATAGCTCGATGATGGGCGATGGCTATGAGAAGCGTGCTGCAGGTCTTTTGCTGAACAAAGAACTCAAGTACTTCTCGCAGGCTTTGGACAAGCCACCAAATCCTTTCTTGGCCATTTTGGGTGGAGCAAAGGTTGCCGACAAGATTCAACTCATTGAGAACTTGCTGGACAAGGTCAATGAAATGATCATTGGTGGTGGCATGGCTTTCACTTTCCTTAAAGTTTTGAACAACATGAAAATTGGAGGTTCCCTTTTCGATGAGGAGGGCTCCAAAATTGTCCAGAATCTAGTGGATAAGGCTAAGAAGAACAATGTTCAATTGCATTTGCCAGTGGACTTTGTTTGTGGCGACAAATTCGCCGAAAATGCTGCCGTAAGTGAGGCCACAGTTGAGAGTGGCATTCCAGATGGACATATGGGCTTGGATGTAGGACCAAAGTCTCGTGAGCTTTTCGCTGCCCCCATTGCTCGGGCCAAGCTGATCGTGTGGAACGG accTCCCGGTGTCTTTGAATTCCCTAACTTTGCCAATGGCACAAAGTCTATTATGGATGGAGTTGTGGCTGCCACCAAGAATGGAACCGTTTCGATTATCGGCGGTGGTGATACAGCATCTTGCTGCGCCAAGTGGAACACCGAAGCCCTTGTATCCCATGTGTCCACTGGTGGTGGAGCATCTCTGGAGTTGCTCGAGGGCAAGACCCTGCCAGGCGTCGCTGCCTTGTCGCCCGCCTAA
- the LOC6644130 gene encoding gamma-secretase subunit Aph-1 codes for MTLPEFFGCTFIAFGPPFALFIFTIGHDPVRIIILIAAAFFWLLSLLLSSLLWFAVIPLRDVLAFGVIFSVIFQECFRYIIYRILRSTEQGLHAVAEDTRVTDNKHILAYVSGLGFGIISGMFALVNVLADMSGPGTMGLKGGSEFFFITSAAQALSIILLHTFWSVIFFNAFDTNNYLHIGYVVGSHLFVSLLTLLNAEALYIATLLPNYIVTVLTGVLAFKVAGGTSRSFRKFITCQ; via the exons ATGACGTTACCTGAGTTCTTTGGTTGCACCTTTATAGCATTTGGACCaccatttgccttgtttataTTCACCATTGGCCACGATCCTGTGAGAATCATCATACTTATAGCGGCAGCATTTTTCTGGCTGCTCTCGCTGTTGCTTTCCTCACTACTCTGGTTTGCCGTCATCCCTTTGCGAGATGTTTTAGCCTTTGGTGTTATCTTCTCAGTGATATTTCAAGAATGTTTCCGGTATATTATTTACCGTATATTAAGGAGCACAGAACAGGGTCTCCATGCGGTGGCTGAGGATACAAGAGTGACGGATAACAAGCATATTTTGGCTTATGTTTCCGGCTTAGGCTTCGGCATCATTTCGGGAATGTTTGCCTTGGTCAATGTACTAGCCGATATG AGTGGACCGGGCACAATGGGCTTGAAGGGCGGATCAGAATTCTTCTTTATCACCTCAGCGGCTCAAGCTTTATCCATTATATTATTGCACACTTTCTGGAGTGTGATATTTTTCAATGCCTTCGATACGAACAATTATCTGCATATTGGCTATGTCGTGGGATCACATCTCTTTGTCTCCCTGCTGACTCTTCTAAATGCTGAGGCTTTGTATATAGCCACCTTGCTGCCTAATTATATTGTGACCGTCTTGACTGGAGTGTTGGCGTTTAAGGTAGCCGGTGGCACTTCACGCAGTTTTAGGAAATTCATAACTTGTCAATGA
- the LOC6644131 gene encoding transcription initiation factor TFIID subunit 10b — MVGSNFGIIYSGSAGSGQGNAGTSSNVGQGGSNLGATVERERSSAPGSHLSDFMLQLEDYTPLIPDTVTSHYLNMGGFHADDKRIVRLVSLAAQKYISDVIDDALQHSKARTHMQNSNTPGGSKAKDRKFTLTMEDLQQALADYGVNVRKMDYSQ; from the exons ATGGTTggatcaaattttggaatcaTCTACAGTGGCAGCGCTGGATCGGGACAGGGAAACGCGGGCACTTCGTCCAATGTTGGTCAAGGTGGCAGCAATCTAGGTGCTACTGTAGAGCGAGAACGCTCCTCGGCACCGGGCTCACATCTAAGTGACTTTATGTTGCAACTGGAGGACTATACTCCACTGATTCCAGATACCGTGACATCGCATTATTTGAATATGGGTGGCTTCCATGCAGATGACAAACGCATTGTGCGACTAGTTTCACTCGCAGCTCAAAAGTACATTTCGGATGTAATCGATGATGCATTGCAGCATTCCAAGGCGCGTACACATATGCAGAACTCGAATACACCAGGTGGATCAAAG GCCAAGGATCGCAAGTTTACTTTAACCATGGAAGATTTGCAGCAGGCTCTGGCCGATTATGGCGTCAATGTCCGCAAAATGGACTATAGCCAGTAG
- the LOC6644129 gene encoding sorting nexin-21, which produces MHAVMAKRLLPHQESVDDPGPDDLDSPAIEAAALDIPQQTADKAIQKGFWERPATKYQPPPDDGSTVLRFDILQAHIMPRDGEDLKIKRYVVYELTVRQDCATEDTQPAKIERRYTDFRELFLGLKRQYPVEMANKFFPSKVLMGNFKSDLIGERSIAFEEFISHVAHIEKLRDTDVFLHFLQNEELNRACQLLDQRRYELAIPILENCFRLLNKIYMNRSKPVLLILCRLVAAACTLSPVPHHSAERWALLALSRFDTLSDTDLLPLYIPLLHTCAHLWWQRGQDQKPITDRLTSMSKQGINTNSTISLMQAIHKIDPRTETI; this is translated from the exons A TGCATGCTGTGATGGCGAAACGTCTATTGCCCCACCAGGAATCTGTGGATGATCCTGGCCCAGATGATTTGGATAGTCCGGCCATAGAAGCCGCCGCCTTGGATATACCACAACAAACTGCGGATAAGGCCATTCAGAAGGGCTTCTGGGAACGACCAGCCACAAAATATCAACCACCTCCAGATGATGGTTCCACTGTGCTCCGATTTGATATATTGCAGGCGCACATTATGCCTCGGGATGGTGAAGATCTGAAGATTAAACGTTATGTTGTCTACGAATTGACCGTACGTCAGGATTGCGCAACCGAGGATACTCAACCGGCCAAGATAGAGCGCAGATATACCGATTTTCGTGAACTCTTCTTGGGCCTCAAACGTCAGTATCCCGTGGAAATGGCGAATAAATTTTTTCCCAGCAAAGTGCTGATGGGTAACTTTAAGTCGGATTTGATCGGTGAGAGGAGTATAGCCTTTGAGGAATTTATCTCACATGTGGCCCATATCGAAAAGTTACGGGACACTGATGTATTCTTGCATTTCCTGCAAAACGAAGAACTAAACCGTGCATGCCAATTGTTGGATCAGCGTCGCTACGAGTTGGCCATACCCATATTGGAGAATTGCTTTCGTCTGTTGAACAAAATCTATATGAACCGATCCAAACCGGTCCTGCTAATACTCTGCCGACTTGTTGCAGCCGCCTGCACATTATCTCCAGTTCCCCATCATTCTGCCGAACGTTGGGCCTTGCTGGCTTTGAGTCGTTTTGATACACTGTCGGATACTGATCTGCTGCCATTATATATACCCCTATTGCATACCTGCGCACATTTGTG GTGGCAACGTGGCCAGGATCAGAAACCAATCACAGATCGCTTAACAAGCATGTCCAAGCAAGGCATTAACACAAATTCAACAATAAGCCTCATGCAGGCCATTCATAAAATTGATCCACGCACTGAAACCATCTAA
- the LOC6644132 gene encoding transcription initiation factor TFIID subunit 10, whose amino-acid sequence MASDGEDVHMTPVDSLASGTDTEEDEDIQTMRSAETDDTDDDDDLDVELDVELVPATPDEGDVDELMRQLKDYQPTVPDALTVNLLKQAGFGTVDSQLVRLISVSAQKFISDIVNDALQHCKTRSTNIQHSSGHSSNKDKKNPKDRKYTLAMEDLVPALADHGITVRKPQYFV is encoded by the exons ATGGCTTCCGATGGAGAAGATGTTCACATGACTCCAGTTGATTCGTTGGCTTCTGGCACAGATACCGAAGAAGATGAAGATATCCAAACCATGCGATCGGCTGAAACAGATGATacagatgacgatgatgatctGGATGTGGAATTGGATGTAGAGCTGGTGCCTGCTACACCCGACGAGGGCGATGTGGATGAACTGATGAGACAATTAAAGGACTACCAGCCAACGGTCCCTGATGCCCTAACAGTTAACTTATTAAAACAG GCTGGATTTGGCACAGTGGACTCACAGCTTGTGCGACTTATTTCTGTTTCAGCACAGAAATTCATTTCAGATATAGTAAATGATGCACTGCAGCATTGCAAGACACGCAGCACTAACATTCAGCACTCGAGCGGCCACAGTTCCAACAAGGATAAGAAAAATCCAAAGGATCGTAAATATACATTGGCCATGGAAGATTTGGTGCCAGCTCTAGCCGATCATGGCATCACAGTCCGTAAACCGCAATATTTTGtttag
- the LOC6644320 gene encoding transportin-3, whose protein sequence is MDTYSVDVVYQAINALFQGNNPKEQEKANKWLQDFQKSIYSWTIADELLHQKRDLHANYFAAQTMRNKIQNSFSELPPHTHESLRDSLITHIGQIDEQTDTVIVTQLSLAVADLALLMASWQEPINDLIKALAPHPAAIWPLLEVLKVIPEEIDSRYLRLGANRREEVHKQLDASAECVLKFLYMCLQQRDDVSKERIWNATLRTYSAWLVIHAFPLSLICNNPLTQLSFRLLNEPETSGKLHDNATECVCALLSCMGTRHDHENDSMEAQVFQAVCMLEPAYHLSVAHEDTDKTMNFCRIFTSLCEAFFYDMLSSDQPQPHYSLKGLDLVLLCVGHFDYEVAEITFYLWYKLSEDLFQRYDDKLTAHFRPHIERLISALYRHSQMESDHDGLIEENNNFYDFRRKVSDLIKDVAFIVGSGACFKQMFLILQAPNTTWESTEAALFVMQNVAKNILPEENDVIPKVVEAILNMSEQTHIAVRYTAILLIGELCDWIENHPESLEAVLNFLLYALQQKNGLAPAAAIALTSICSACRLKMVCHISGLVEIARSLDSYQINNDVAIGLLKGISLILTKLPRDQLQPALREIVSFQLQPLSQLVEIGNNGAEATENLQKGDRNDPVYWIDRACAIIRHTNPEIPDNVEHPTVGILTDAWPLISRIMDKYQSDLRIMERTCRLIRYSIRMVRKQAIMLVEPLIKQMVVLYAVQHHSCFLYVGSILVDEFAKTTDCIAGLLEMLQAFIEPTFSLLQLENGLRNNPDTVDDFFRLASRYLDCCPLQLVQSSLITPIFQCALIACSLDHREANSSVMKFFINLLTWGRSNSNHRHAECRPLIIELATQHGGALVMNLIQASVFQLHSYMLADVAEVLHELKQVIGPAQMQTFLANALEALPKKNSGGCVTATQQQIDEFSTTVIRADTTKSVSQALKTFTRLFR, encoded by the exons ATGGATACATATTCAGTTGATGTGGTATATCAGGCAATTAACGCCCTATTTCAAGGCAACAATCCCAAAGAACAGGAAAAAGCTAACAAATGGCTACAGGACTTTCAGAAGTCG ATATACTCATGGACCATAGCGGATGAGCTGCTGCATCAAAAACGCGATCTGCACGCCAACTATTTTGCTGCGCAAACAATGAGAAATAAAATTCAGAATTCATTCAGTGAATTACCGCCGCACACTCATGAATCCCTTAGGGATTCACTGATTACGCACATAGGCCAGATCGATGAGCAAACCGATACTGTGATTGTGACGCAATTAAGTTTAGCAGTGGCCGACTTGGCTCTGTTGATGGCCTCTTGGCAAGAACCCATTAACGATCTTATCAAGGCACTGGCACCACATCCAGCGGCCATTTGGCCTCTGTTGGAAGTGTTGAAAGTAATACCTGAAGAAATTGATTCGCGATACTTGCGATTGGGCGCCAATCGTCGGGAGGAGGTGCACAAACAATTGGACGCAAGTGCCGAATGCGTTTTGAAATTTCTCTACATGTGCCTGCAGCAGCGTGACGATGTGTCAAAGGAGCGCATATGGAATGCGACATTACGCACCTACAGCGCCTGGCTTGTCATTCACGCTTTTCCCCTATCACTCATCTGCAATAATCCACTCACCCAGCTGTCCTTTCGCCTACTAAATGAACCCGAAACGTCTGGCAAACTGCATGACAATGCCACAGAATGTGTTTGTGCTCTGCTCTCCTGCATGGGCACCAGGCACGATCACGAGAATGACTCAATGGAGGCACAAGTCTTTCAGGCTGTATGTATGCTGGAGCCTGCCTATCATCTAAGCGTCGCCCATGAGGACACCGATAAGACTATGAATTTTTGTCGCATTTTTACATCGCTATGCGAAGCATTTTTCTATGATATGTTATCTTCTGATCAGCCCCAACCACATTATTCGCTCAAAGGACTCGATTTGGTTTTGCTTTGTGTGGGGCATTTCGATTATGAAGTTGCCGAAATTACGTTCTATTTGTGGTACAAGCTGAGTGAGGATCTCTTTCAACGTTACGATGATAAATTGACAGCTCATTTTAGACCACATATAGAGCGGCTAATCAGCGCGTTGTATAGACACTCGCAAATGGAGAGCGATCACGATGGCCTCATCGAAGAGAACAATAATTTCTAT GATTTTCGTCGTAAAGTGTCCGATTTAATCAAAGATGTGGCATTTATAGTCGGATCCGGTGCTTGTTTTAAGCAAATGTTTCTCATTCTCCAAGCACCAAACACTACCTGGGAGTCCACAGAGGCAGCCTTGTTTGTCATGCAAAATGTGGCCAAAAATATATTGCC TGAGGAAAACGATGTGATCCCAAAAGTTGTGGAAGCTATACTAAATATGTCAGAGCAAACACATATTGCAGTACGGTATACGGCAATTCTTTTGATTGGTGAACTGTGCGATTGGATTGAGAACCATCCGGAGTCTTTGGAAGCAGTGCTAAACTTTCTTCTGTATGCCTTGCAACAGAAAAATGGTCTGGCTCCTGCTGCAGCCATCGCATTAACCTCCATTTGCTCGGCTTGTAGACTGAAAATGGTGTGTCATATAAGTGGCCTGGTGGAAATTGCTCGCAGTTTAGATAGTTATCAGATTAACAACGATGTGGCCATTGGTTTACTAAAGGGTATATCTCTGATCCTGACTAAATTACCCCGCGACCAGTTACAGCCGGCACTAAGGGAAATTGTGAGTTTTCAATTGCAACCGCTAAGTCAGCTGGTCGAGATTGGCAACAATGGAGCAGAAGCAACggaaaatttacaaaaaggTGATCGCAATGATCCCGTCTATTGGATTGATCGAGCATGCGCTATTATAAGGCACACGAATCCTGAAATACCCGATAACGTAGAACATCCCACCGTCGGCATATTAACTGACGCCTGGCCTTTGATCTCACGCATAATGGACAAATATCAAAGTGACTTGCGTATAATGGAGAGAACTTGCCGTCTGATACGTTATTCAATTCGCATGGTGCGAAAGCAGGCCATAATGCTTGTGGAACCATTGATCAAGCAAATGGTTGTCCTGTATGCTGTACAACATCATAGTTGTTTCCTATATGTGGGTTCCATCCTTGTCGATGAATTCGCCAAGACGACGGATTGTATAGCCGGATTGTTGGAAATGTTGCAGGCCTTCATTGAGCCTACATTTAGTCTGTTGCAATTAGAGAATGGACTGCGTAATAATCCCGATACTGTTGATGATTTTTTCCGCCTCGCTTCGCGTTACCTTGACTGTTGCCCCCTTCAGCTGGTGCAGAGTTCCCTAATAACACCCATTTTCCAATGCGCCCTGATAGCCTGCTCTCTGGATCACCGTGAAGCCAACTCGTCGGTAATGAAGTTTTTCATTAATCTATTAACATGGGGACGGAGCAATAGCAACCATCGGCATGCGGAATGTCGTCCCTTGATCATTGAATTGGCTACTCAACATGGTGGTGCTTTAGTAATGAATCTAATTCAAGCCTCAGTGTTTCAATTACACTCCTATATGTTAGCCGATGTGGCCGAGGTTCTCCATGAATTGAAGCAAGTGATTGGCCCCGCACAAATGCAAACATTTTTGGCTAATGCTTTGGAGGCTCTGCCTAAAAAGAATAGTGGTGGCTGTGTGACGGCCACCCAACAGCAAATCGATGAGTTTAGCACTACGGTAATAAG GGCGGATACAACTAAATCCGTTTCGCAGGCTTTGAAAACCTTTACTCGACTATTTCGCTGA
- the LOC6644319 gene encoding SNAPIN protein homolog yields MDRDSDSTVTSLDENTENFCTNPTRDVLAEGITNLFKPTIEKLDERVASTIQLQTELRGQLDALSAQLKDIEKAQNQIPEFSEKVKELLNVKHKVTIINNVLSASQERLIGLHKLIEKEQHRRQALLDSALTTNIS; encoded by the coding sequence ATGGACAGGGATTCCGATAGCACTGTCACTTCTTTGGATGAGAATACCGAGAACTTTTGCACGAATCCCACTCGAGACGTTTTGGCTGAAGGCATAACTAATCTTTTCAAGCCAACGATAGAAAAGTTAGATGAGCGTGTGGCTTCCACCATTCAATTGCAAACCGAACTTCGAGGACAATTGGATGCTCTGTCTGCCCAGCTGAAAGATATAGAGAAGGCCCAAAATCAGATTCCCGAATTCTCGGAGAAGGTAAAAGAGCTTCTCAACGTCAAACACAAGGTGACGATCATTAACAACGTCTTGAGCGCTAGCCAGGAACGGTTGATAGGGTTGCATAAGTTAATCGAGAAGGAACAACATCGTCGTCAGGCGCTTCTCGACTCGGCACTGACAACCAACATATCGTAG